One Babesia bovis T2Bo chromosome 4 map unlocalized Chr4_1, whole genome shotgun sequence genomic window carries:
- a CDS encoding putative methionyl-tRNA synthetase, which translates to MYISNAIQLVESYVLVLCTLLHGIQISQSYSIKQNTSGLCTPVGVYKTKDHIRHGFAINESSGQPYELGATLLTTPLFYLNDPLHVGHAYTLVSADAIKKYYKLLGRTILILSGTDEHGTKIANAAQTNGEKPEIFIERMRQHYTDVYEAYDVSVDINVHTSLEQHKEKVKKTFGYLLEKGDIYEGVHKGYFSPTEETYYTEFQLINGKSPLGFDVYPVAEKAYFFRLSKYKDALLQLIKREGFIVPKERQNEAIGLLSGNLPDIAITRSNTTWGVPVGQPGFEGHTIYVWLDALLGYCIDRNQYGVGTETLMLFGKDILRFMTLVWPALLMALEMPMPQQMVCHGWLMSNDEKISKSKGDKVFALPPIGTSDVSRFVLMNLGAFGEDIQYNPKRVEDMKNIVRDKYANLTYRLTGMIDKRGILEINHRDTECINHFVEGITKKWECLQNIMEHHRIDKYVNEVTEVAGCINSYITHKQVWDLHDEDEFQSHALAICQSLLVLSAYIYPIMPQLTRMNIERLQPEINGTPIKISTMAKLLDTLHMVDFRPQHLCPLT; encoded by the exons atgtatatatccaatgcAATACAGCTG GTGGAGTCCTATGTCCTAGTACTCTGTACCCTTTTACATGGGATacaaatatcgcaaagttATAGCATAAAACAGAATACATCAGGGTTGTGCACCCCGGTAggtgtatataaaacaaaggATCATATCAGGCATGGATTTGCAATAAATGAATCCAGTGGACAGCCTTATGAACTTGGAGCTACATTGCTAACGACACCTCTTTTCTATCTCAATGACCCATTACACGTAGGTCATGCGTATACCCTAGTATCAGCGGATGCCATTAAGAAGTACTATAAGCTATTGGGGAGGACTATCCTGATTCTTTCCGGAACCGATGAACATGGAACCAAGATAGCAAATGCAGCACAGACAAATGGTGAAAAGCCTGAGATCTTTATCGAGCGTATGAGGCAACATTACACAGATGTCTATGAAGCCTACGACGTGAGTGTGGATATCAACGTTCATACATCCCTCGAACAACACAAAGAAAAGGTTAAGAAAACTTTTGGATACCTACTCGAAAAGGGTGATATATACGAAGGCGTACACAAAGGATACTTCTCACCAACAGAGGAGACTTATTATACCGAATTTCAACTAATTAATGGAAAGTCACCCTTAGGTTTTGACGTATACCCAGTTGCTGAAAAAGCATACTTTTTTAGACTGTCCAAATATAAAGATGCATTGCTGCAGTTGATTAAACGGGAGGGTTTTATAGTACCAAAAGAACGGCAAAACGAAGCAATTGGTCTCCTCAGTGGTAATCTACCAGACATAGCTATCACAAGGTCAAATACAACTTGGGGAGTGCCGGTAGGTCAACCAGGTTTTGAAGGGCATACGATATACGTTTGGTTAGATGCATTATTGGGATACTGTATCGACAGAAATCAATATGGAGTTGGTACTGAGACTTTGATGCTTTTCGGAAAGGATATCTTGCGATTTATGACCTTGGTATGGCCTGCACTCCTGATGGCACTAGAGATGCCAATGCCACAACAGATGGTCTGTCACGGTTGGTTAATGAGCAACGATGAAAAAATATCAAAGTCAAAAGGTGATAAAGTATTCGCGCTACCGCCAATTGGAACGTCAGATGTATCGAGATTTGTCCTGATGAACCTAGGTGCATTTGGCGAAGACATCCAATATAATCCTAAAAGGGTAGAGGACATGAAGAACATTGTAAGGGACAAGTACGCCAATTTAACTTACAGGCTAACTGGCATGATAGACAAAAGGGGTATTTTGGAAATCAACCACCGTGATACAGAGTGTATAAACCACTTTGTTGAGGGTATTACCAAGAAGTGGGAGTGTTTGCAAAATATTATGGAACATCATAGAATCGACAAATACGTCAACGAAGTAACTGAGGTGGCAGGTTGCATCAATAGCTACATCACGCATAAACAAGTTTGGGACTTACATGATGAGGATGAATTCCAAAGTCATGCACTTGCCATATGCCAATCATTACTCGTGCTTAGTGcgtatatatatccaataATGCCACAGTTGACACGGATGAACATCGAAAGGCTGCAACCAGAAATTAACGGTACACCGATAAAAATTTCTACAATGGCAAAATTGCTAGACACTCTGCATATGGTAGATTTTAGACCACAGCACTTGTGCCCCTTAACGTAG
- a CDS encoding Mitochondrial carrier family protein: protein MININDRFDQLKQNLLKLNIKKKKKKRVGDTRMYLTQYLAHVLPLAGQRIVLAPIYRSCVAYQSANQALYTALKLSHVSPISILGGLYDTLGFKKLWNLSRIHLLPGAIFPGVLMFTKHMTGFTFYPQSNRLLDKGYLGTLMLCNFSHVFSYPFDVAYGRFASSLTTELSLRKYFYETYKLHGVGRLYSGFSLCLASTAVHLYASLSLNQHLQGKLKERLSHQIEKSPVYRSTIRPLEPSELKPIEMFPWNIIFGSTAAFMARSITYPLDTLRIRYQQESWHHKGRTTFNSMASSVYRNISGGIFKLYAGYPVRCALLIPECLIYGMIHYAVLQTAV from the exons ATGATTAATATCAACGACCGTTTTGATCAGCTTAAACAAAATTTGCTTAAACTAAACATAAAGAAGAAAAAAAAGAAACGTGTAGGGGATACACGTATGTATTTAACTCAATACTTGGCGCATGTACTTCCATTAGCCGGTCAGCGTATTGTTCTGGCACCAATATATCGCAGCTGTGTGGCATATCAAAGCGCAAATCAAGCTCTTTACACTGCTTTGAAACTGTCACACGTTTCTCCCATTAGCATTTTAGGAG GATTATATGACACTTTGGGTTTTAAGAAATTATGGAACCTATCTCGTATCCATCTGTTGCCCGGCGCCATCTTCCCTGGCGTTCTTATGTTCACAAAGCATATGACCGGGTTTACATTCTATCCACAATCTAATAGATTGTTAGATAAAGGTTATCTTGGGACCTTAATGTTGTGCAATTTCTCTCATGTCTTCAGTTATCCTTTCGACGTTGCTTACGGAAGATTCGCCTCCTCCCTGACAACGGAATTGTCGCTACGTAAATATTTCTACGAAACATATAAACTCCACG GCGTGGGACGTTTATACAGCGGTTTCTCACTTTGCTTGGCCTCTACTGCAGTTCACCTCTATGCTTCATTATCGCTAAACCAACATTTGCAAGGGAAGCTGAAAGAGCGCCTTAGTCATCAAATCGAGAAGAGTCCCGTCTACCGGTCAACTATTCGGCCTCTAGAGCCATCAG AGCTGAAGCCCATTGAAATGTTCCCGTGGAACATTATTTTTGGTTCCACGGCAGCTTTTATGGCACGTTCCATAACATATCCGTTGGATACACTTAG GATTCGTTATCAACAAGAATCGTGGCATCATAAAGGCCGTACTACGTTTAATTCCATGGCTTCTTCCGTTTAC AGAAATATTAGTGGCGGTATCTTTAAGCTTTATGCTGGTTACCCAGTTAGATGTGCGTTGCTCATCCCGGAATGTCTAATATACGGCATGATACATTACGCAGTTCTCCAAACTGCTGTCTAA
- a CDS encoding putative integral membrane protein codes for MNNTLKIRSSRCFTALFASLYIFIVLIGIGTGLLVLRPFVHINVYDDTTKTVGTWYIKSDGADKIITGTEFDLSISLYNTSIFPLTFKPHKAFFSYYPIGSSVECLKCLYIDQAPKSIDSKNRTYIIHKPVVPDTTDGLIDLNNLVVSVPPKTSQSDVFTIQIPVKGYFEISNDESEVLNSLKPMLMDCKKHKAILLSMRVEDVTNKLGFITTKVPAVYEIFIPLQCELSGNLDNISHDSFDNGVILAGVVNNKEKSIKI; via the exons ATGAATAATACTTTAAAGATACGTTCTTCCAGGTGTTTCACAGCTCTTTTTGCATCTCTCTATATCTTCATAGTACTTATAG GTATCGGAACTGGTCTGCTGGTACTACGTCCATTCGTTCATATAAATGTATACGACGATACAACCAAAACTGTGGGAACGTGGTATATTAAGTCGGATGGAGCAGATAAGATCATAACTGGCACTGAATTTGATTTGAGCATTTCATTGTATAACACGTCAATCTTCCCGTTGACATTCAAACCACATAAGGCATTTTTCTCTTACTACCCTATTGGATCTTCAGTTGAGTGCCTTAAGTGTCTTTACATAG ACCAAGCCCCGAAGAGCATAGATTCAAAAAATCGCACCTATATTATTCACAAACCAGTGGTCCCCGATACCACCGATGGACTGATAGATTTGAACAATTTAGTG GTCTCTGTGCCACCCAAGACGTCACAATCTGATGTATTCACAATTCAGATACCTGTGAAGGGATACTTCGAGATATCGAACGATGAATCTGAAGTGTTAAATTCACTCAAACCAATGCTTATGGATTGTAAAAAACACAAGGCAATCCTTTTGTCAATGCGAGTAGAAGACGTAACCAACAAATTAGGTTTTATCACTACGAAGGTCCCTGCAGTATATGAGATATTTATCCCTCTTCAATGTGAATTAAGCGGGAACTTGGATAATATATCCCATGATTCATTCGACAATGGCGTCATCTTAGCTGGAGTTGTAAATAACAAGGAAAAAAgcattaaaatatag
- a CDS encoding putative integral membrane protein: MSNLQSPSNLYVEFGAYVHFAYYIGVYLIQRCPNEACNENQLVNWYLERYRGLLSQTDASLSKLQLLYGKLINNLLRDECLTVFEETSEGRIVKKHPSFFVWAWRSQAKSHEYNVLHL; the protein is encoded by the exons ATGAGCAATCTTCAGTCACCTTCGAATTTATATGTAGAATTCGGTGCTTACGTTCATTTCGCCTATTATATCGGTGTATACCTTATACAGCGCTGCCCAAACGAGGCTTGCAACGAGAATCAGCTTGTAAATTG GTATCTTGAACGCTACAGAGGATTGCTATCACAG ACGGATGCAAGTTTAAGCAAACTCCAGCTTTTATACGGGAAGCTTATCAATAACCTTCTACGTGACGAATGTTTAACT GTTTTCGAAGAAACTTCCGAGGGAAGAATTGTTAAGAAGCATCCTTCTTTTTTTGTGTGGGCGTGGAGATCACAAGCTAAATCGCATGAGTACAATGTACTACATTTATAG
- a CDS encoding RNA recognition motif domain containing protein yields the protein MHRGYGSRDSYTRRDDYDSRGPPPPYDRERGYDRYDVKRDRAAPYDRPRGTNYHRDVPDEYPRYRDEPPRYRDEPPRYREGAPRYRDAPPRYRDEPPRYRDDPPRYRDEPEKYRDDPGRYRDEPARYRDEPPRYRDEPPRYREGNRYRDNNAGARSGPVRRYDDRPSNAETPKSKVFVGNLDGKVSEEDLTNAFSKFGPINKIDYRRNFAFVDFVKSRDAEVAMREMNERVLLGTKLKVVPHSERSKRSETNREPDFASQATVLNLDNSASWQDLKDFARQAGEVVYASVIIRDQKRYGLVEFTSPKTMKAAVEQLNGKKIAVNELQVIPMAVNDYLKDQAKHSNNADRTAADQQLDEREDDYEEKNESAYQDEQLDSVDYD from the coding sequence ATGCATCGTGGTTACGGAAGTCGTGATTCCTACACCAGGAGGGATGACTATGACTCCCGTGGACCTCCTCCTCCATATGACCGCGAAAGGGGTTACGACCGGTATGATGTAAAAAGAGATCGTGCTGCGCCTTATGATAGACCCCGTGGAACCAATTACCACCGCGATGTCCCTGATGAATATCCTCGTTACCGTGATGAACCTCCCAGATACCGCGATGAGCCACCTAGGTACAGAGAAGGTGCCCCAAGGTACCGTGACGCACCTCCTAGGTATAGAGATGAACCTCCCAGATACCGCGATGACCCGCCTAGATATAGGGACGAGCCTGAGAAATATCGTGATGACCCTGGAAGGTACAGGGATGAACCGGCTAGATATAGGGATGAGCCACCTAGGTACAGAGACGAACCTCCCAGGTACCGTGAGGGTAACAGGTATCGTGACAATAACGCCGGTGCAAGGAGTGGCCCTGTGCGCCGTTATGATGATAGACCCTCTAACGCTGAAACCCCAAAGTCAAAGGTCTTCGTTGGCAACCTCGACGGTAAAGTCAGCGAGGAGGACTTGACTAATGCTTTTAGCAAGTTTGGTCCTATTAATAAGATTGATTACAGGAGGAATTTTGCTTTTGTAGATTTCGTCAAATCCAGGGATGCAGAGGTTGCTATGCGGGAAATGAATGAGCGTGTTCTGCTTGGCACTAAATTGAAGGTAGTTCCACATTCTGAACGTAGCAAGCGTAGTGAGACTAACAGAGAGCCGGACTTTGCATCTCAGGCCACGGTGCTTAATTTGGACAACAGTGCAAGTTGGCAAGACCTTAAGGATTTTGCGCGCCAGGCAGGAGAAGTTGTTTACGCTTCAGTGATTATTAGGGACCAGAAACGCTATGGTTTGGTTGAATTCACGAGTCCCAAAACAATGAAAGCGGCGGTGGAGCAGCTTAATGGTAAGAAGATTGCTGTAAATGAACTTCAGGTGATTCCCATGGCTGTGAATGATTACCTGAAGGATCAGGCGAAGCACTCTAATAACGCTGACAGAACTGCGGCCGACCAACAATTGGACGAACGTGAGGACGACTATGAGGAAAAGAACGAATCTGCTTATCAAGATGAGCAGTTAGATTCTGTCGATTACGATTGA
- a CDS encoding ras-related Rab11A family protein, producing MVADQSYDYLFKIVLIGDSNVGKSNLLDRFVKGNFKLDSKSTIGVEFATKTVTLNNGKIAKAQIWDTAGQERYRAITSAYYRGAMGAIIVYDIACKTSFTNVSKWLTELHDYADSNITICLVGNKSDLTHLREVNKEDGEAFARENDLLFFETSCLNSENVDVAFKELLSKIGDKNTMYDNTGFSLNDAQVPKNAIVLGAKTGKKKKSKCCR from the coding sequence ATGGTGGCTGATCAGAGTTACGACTACCTTTTCAAAATCGTCCTCATTGGAGATTCTAATGTAGGAAAGTCTAACCTGCTTGACAGGTTTGTCAAGGGCAATTTTAAACTAGACTCAAAGAGCACCATCGGTGTGGAGTTCGCAACTAAAACAGTGACACTGAACAATGGAAAAATCGCAAAAGCTCAAATATGGGACACTGCAGGGCAAGAACGGTACAGAGCAATTACTTCTGCATACTACCGTGGAGCCATGGGCGCCATCATAGTGTATGACATTGCTTGTAAAACTAGTTTCACAAATGTGTCCAAGTGGCTTACGGAATTGCATGATTACGCTGATTCTAATATAACCATATGTTTGGTCGGAAACAAGAGTGATTTAACTCATTTACGCGAGGTCAACAAGGAGGATGGTGAGGCATTTGCACGGGAGAATGACCTCCTTTTCTTTGAAACTTCCTGCCTTAACAGTGAGAATGTCGATGTTGCTTTCAAAGAGCTCCTTAGCAAAATCGGAGACAAGAACACGATGTATGACAACACTGGGTTCTCACTAAACGACGCCCAAGTGCCGAAGAACGCAATAGTCCTGGGTGCGAAAACTGGGAAGAAAAAGAAAAGCAAATGCTGCAGATAA
- a CDS encoding Ring finger domain family protein, producing MDVNEESFYFCHICSSGRAPTEVMLCPNGDFLCLVCSQEGFVEKIAAPRSPAFPNMHIAFGGPHHMHSMGQAHVLPPMEGMSDPFSSALGMPLQNFIEGVFRNAVPQSQHHNTFTFRSNVIGAPNIRVTRYNMGPPHAGDMPFAQAPNNENSTVNDEAIPQQFFRAFMQNPFDLRAINQFLTYVMENDPNREGPPPTAKRILENLETETLDEEHAKELGTCAICTEDFAAGDRINWISKDRKLCGHGFHVDCIVPWLKQHNSCPVCRYELPTDDEDYNRQREELRSRLVEEVQRHVESAPPPETVNTSAPENPVETEQAPRNEQPQEPQRRGTHPSYETYCNVQ from the exons ATGGACGTTAATGAGGAATCATTTTACTTCTGCCACATTTGTAGCTCTGGGCGCGCGCCTACTGAAGTTATGTTATGCCCAAATGGTGACTTTTTATGTCTAGTATGCAGCCAAGAGGGCTTTGTTGAAAAG ATCGCCGCCCCTAGGAGCCCAGCTTTCCCTAATATGCATATTGCTTTTGGTGGACCTCATCATATGCATAGTATGGGACAAGCTCACGTACTTCCACCTATGGAAGGCATGTCGGACCCCTTCTCAAGTGCACTTGGAATGCCACTTCAGAATTTTATTGAGGGAGTATTTCGTAATGCTGTGCCGCAGAGCCAACATCATAATACATTTACCTTCCGTAGTAACGTGATCGGAGCTCCTAACATCCGCGTTACGCGTTATAATATGGGACCTCCACATGCTGGCGATATGCCATTTGCTCAAGCCCCTAATAATGAAAATAGCACCGTGAATGATGAGGCTATTCCTCAGCAGTTTTTTCGTGCTTTTATGCAGAATCCCTTTGACTTGCGGGCGATAAATCAATTTTTGACATATGTAATGGAGAACGACCCTAATCGTGAAGGACCTCCCCCTACTGCCAAGCGTATACTCGAGAATTTGGAGACAGAGACCCTTGATGAGGAGCATGCCAAGGAGCTTGGGACTTGTGCCATATGCACCGAGGATTTTGCCGCAGGTGATCGCATTAATTGGATATCTAAGGATCGCAAGCTATGTGGCCACGGGTTTCACGTGGACTGCATCGTACCATGGTTGAAGCAGCATAATTCATGCCCCGTTTGCCGCTATGAGCTCCCtactgatgatgaagattaCAACCGTCAGCGTGAGGAGCTACGTTCCCGTTTAGTTGAGGAGGTTCAGAGACATGTAGAGAGCGCTCCTCCCCCCGAAACTGTGAATACTTCCGCCCCGGAGAATCCAGTTGAAACGGAGCAGGCACCCAGGAACGAACAACCACAGGAGCCACAAAGAAGGGGAACGCATCCTTCTTATGAAACCTATTGTAATGTTCAGTGA
- a CDS encoding MIF4G/MA3 domains containing protein: MAVSVENGEEGKLKLADTASSIEHGAAKLRKTDNVNAIPSKGLDNDHVGADAVDKGGVNPGGRLGGIYIPPFKLVRLQREVAADGSIEYQRQEWDKLKKKINAIVNKLTCSNVSELVLELLDCNLIRGRGLFARSWIRAQMASPGFTDIYVSFLAVINSKFPEIGNLILRRIILQFRRAFRKNDRILCQTVAKSLAHLVNYRVAHEVLALQFLAILLENPTDDSVSVAAGFLEDVGNFLAQEAKQALEAIFDRFKQILSSGKVDKKTQYTIEALWRSFRNKFSDHPAVKPELDLVELEDSITHDLDFLDDTITADEMLNVFKPVEPEVYIQEQEKWTRIRRQLMGDSDDGSDTHDSDSSVDSEAEQHDEDQSEDKPTTGATTVIRDSTGQDLVNLRKTVYLCIMSSLNYEECVHKLLKLNVKEGTEIEICTMLIDCCAMERTFQPFYALQAERLSKLSRVYAQNFQECFAKQYQLIHRLETAKLRNVAKFFTHLLATDALPWSVLSIITLTESATTSSGRIFIKIMLQELCHTLGIRNLSERLHDPELVPHLSGIFPHENQENIRFASNFLTAIGLGALTTELRKRLK; this comes from the coding sequence ATGGCTGTTTCCGTGGAAAATGGAGAAGAAGGCAAGTTGAAACTTGCAGATACAGCATCATCGATTGAACATGGTGCCGCCAAGTTAAGGAAGACCGATAACGTTAACGCAATACCCAGTAAAGGCCTGGACAATGACCATGTTGGTGCAGATGCGGTTGATAAAGGTGGAGTCAATCCAGGAGGAAGACTTGGgggaatatatataccccCTTTCAAGTTAGTAAGGCTTCAGCGTGAGGTCGCAGCCGATGGCTCAATTGAATACCAACGTCAAGAATGGGACAAGTTGAAAAAAAAGATTAACGCAATTGTTAACAAGTTAACGTGCTCCAACGTATCGGAATTGGTACTAGAGTTGTTAGATTGCAATTTAATCCGTGGACGTGGGCTGTTCGCTCGCAGTTGGATACGTGCTCAGATGGCGTCACCTGGATTTACTGATATTTACGTTTCATTTTTGGCAGTGATCAATTCAAAATTTCCGGAGATTGGTAATCTTATTCTCCGGCGTATAATTCTACAATTTCGCAGGGCATTTCGAAAGAATGATCGTATACTGTGTCAGACTGTGGCAAAGTCATTAGCCCACTTGGTCAATTACCGTGTAGCTCATGAAGTATTGGCCTTGCAATTTCTAGCTATACTTCTAGAGAACCCGACAGATGACTCTGTATCGGTAGCAGCTGGTTTTCTGGAGGATGTAGGCAACTTCCTAGCCCAAGAAGCTAAGCAAGCATTGGAGGCCATATTCGATCGATTCAAGCAAATATTGAGTTCAGGAAAGGTAGACAAAAAGACGCAATACACTATCGAAGCGTTGTGGCGTTCATTCAGGAACAAATTCAGTGACCATCCAGCAGTTAAACCAGAGTTAGACTTGGTGGAACTTGAAGATAGTATAACTCATGATTTGGATTTCCTTGATGACACAATAACAGCAGATGAAATGTTAAATGTTTTCAAGCCAGTAGAACCTGAAGTCTATATACAAGAACAGGAAAAATGGACTCGTATCCGTAGGCAGCTAATGGGTGACTCCGATGATGGCTCTGATACTCACGATAGCGATTCAAGTGTAGATTCGGAGGCTGAACAACACGATGAGGACCAATCGGAAGACAAACCTACTACTGGAGCTACAACGGTCATTCGTGATTCCACAGGCCAGGATCTGGTCAATTTGCGCAAGACAGTATATCTCTGTATCATGTCATCCCTGAATTATGAAGAATGTGTTCACAAGCTGCTAAAACTGAACGTTAAGGAGGGTACTGAAATTGAAATATGTACAATGTTAATAGACTGTTGTGCCATGGAACGCACGTTCCAGCCATTTTATGCGCTGCAGGCTGAACGGCTCTCGAAACTCTCACGTGTCTACGCACAAAACTTCCAGGAATGCTTTGCCAAACAGTACCAATTGATCCACCGCCTGGAGACGGCTAAGTTGCGCAACGTGGCTAAATTCTTCACACATTTACTGGCTACTGATGCGTTGCCGTGGTCTGTGCTCTCCATAATCACGTTAACTGAAAGTGCCACCACATCTAGTGGTCGTATATTCATCAAGATAATGTTGCAGGAGTTGTGTCACACTTTAGGTATACGCAACCTTAGCGAACGCCTACACGACCCGGAGCTCGTTCCACACCTTAGTGGTATATTCCCGCACGAAAATCAGGAAAATATCAGATTCGCCAGTAACTTCTTGACCGCCATCGGCCTGGGCGCTTTGACCACGGAGTTACGGAAGCGTCTGAAATAG
- a CDS encoding Ribosomal protein S8 family protein, translating into MQKACEMVVPLLRTDAASQWCPFHTLNVEILQLLLNEGFIRGYSVHGDRINILLKHYKGAPVIRNVRVISKPSRDIWVTPHELRARTRFNTGLWVIQTSCGVVSHRDCIRMGIGGKMLFAINNNYQHFC; encoded by the exons ATGCAGAAGGCTTGTGAAATGGTGGTACCGCTGCTGCGGACCGATGCTGCAAGCCAATGGTGTCCTTTCCATACCCTCAATGTAGAGATTCTGCAGTTACTACTTAATGAAGGTTTCATCCGTGGCTATTCGGTGCACGGCGATCGCATAAACATACTTCTAAAGCATTACAAAGGTGCGCCG GTAATTCGCAATGTGCGCGTAATATCGAAACCCAGCCGCGATATCTGGGTCACTCCGCACGAACTGCGAGCTCGTACGCGGTTTAATACAGGGCTATGGGTAATCCAAACATCATGTGGAGTGGTGTCACACCGTGATTGCATACGCATGGGCATTGGTGGTAAAATGCTATTTGCTATAAACAATAACTACCAACACTTTTGCTAA
- a CDS encoding Cyclin N-terminal domain family protein encodes MDSISAAVDSIDSDTERLLRNYGCDLIQKAGILLQLDAVTIASAQTILHRYYFKRSLKHVDIRPGAASACFLATKLAENMRKALDVARVFDFLINEENGTLSTPVVHIDERLYKDILKIERDMLLQFGFRLDSLVSCPHRYVLQYVFALFRNLEEYSNINVNEVAQLAWCYLNDSMRSTLCCKLNPGVIAAGCIYMAATALGIQLSKELEWYTVFDARWSDILLVRDELEMLYKMGKPYYKSISGTNYGPSPLVQIKDENPCNVGSQKSMGDSTSNSNSKVTEESSRKRDRRAYSPSEQSGHRRGSGYDHNDRTIKSRNDRGGDFRHTGYSSSGRSHYRNRAEHYRRERDRSRERSYGRSSKYRDSRRHR; translated from the exons ATGGATAGTATATCTGCTGCTGTCGATAGTATAGATTCCGATACCGAGCGTTTATTACGGAACTATGGATGTGACCTAATCCAG AAGGCTGGAATACTACTGCAGCTTGATGCAGTTACTATAGCGTCTGCCCAGACTATATTGCATCGATACTACTTCAAGCGTAGTTTGAAACATGTAGACATTAGG CCGGGCGCTGCCAGCGCTTGTTTTCTTGCTACCAAGTTAGCTGAGAACATGCGAAAAGCTTTGGATGTAGCACGAGTGTTTGACTTTTTGATTAACGAAGAGAATGGAACACTCAGTACTCCTGTAGTTCATATAGATGAG CGGCTTTATAAGGACATTTTGAAAATTGAACGTGATATGCTGCTTCAATTTGGATTTCGTTTAGACAGCCTAGTGTCATGTCCACATCGCTATGTCTTGCAATATGTCTTCGCTTTGTTTCGCAATTTAGAGGAATATTCAAATATAAATGTCAATGAAGTTGCACAGCTAGCCTGGTGTTATTTAAACGACAG CATGAGGTCCACCCTTTGTTGCAAACTCAATCCAGGGGTTATAGCGGCAGGTTGCATCTACATGGCAGCGACGGCATTGGGCATTCAACTTTCTAAG GAACTTGAATGGTACACAGTATTCGATGCCCGATGGTCCGATATACTCCTGGTACGTGATGAGCTCGAGATGCTTTATAAGATGGGCAAGCCGTACTACAAGAGTATATCCGGCACAAACTATGGACCATCACCTCTTGTCCAGATAAAAGATGAAAACCCATGTAACGTGGGATCTCAAAAGTCAATGGGTGACAGTACCAGCAATTCCAATTCAAAGGTAACAGAAGAAAGCTCCCGCAAGCGAGATCGCAGAGCATATTCACCCAGTGAACAGAGTGGTCATAGACGAGGGTCAGGGTACGACCACAATGATCGCACAATTAAATCAAGGAATGACCGTGGAGGAGATTTTCGACATACAGGGTACTCATCCTCCGGGAGGTCACATTATCGCAACCGTGCTGAGCACTATCGTAGAGAAAGAGATAGAAGTCGTGAACGTAGCTACGGCAGATCGTCTAAATACCGTGATTCTAGAAGACACCGttaa